In Leptotrichia sp. oral taxon 215 str. W9775, one genomic interval encodes:
- a CDS encoding adhesion protein FadA produces MKRKMLLLSALFIMATVSYSAEKKQSLEASLNSIENKFNDLLEKEAQKKREFEAQKAQLESEVADLKAKEEGKEKLFEKLKKDSEVRWHR; encoded by the coding sequence ATGAAAAGAAAAATGCTTTTGCTGTCAGCTTTATTTATAATGGCAACAGTAAGCTATTCAGCAGAAAAGAAACAAAGTCTGGAGGCAAGTCTGAACTCGATAGAAAACAAGTTCAATGATTTGCTTGAGAAAGAAGCACAGAAGAAAAGGGAATTTGAAGCACAGAAGGCTCAACTGGAATCTGAAGTTGCAGACCTTAAGGCGAAGGAGGAAGGAAAAGAGAAGTTGTTTGAAAAACTGAAGAAGGATTCAGAAGTTAGATGGCACAGGGA